The nucleotide sequence TCTCGGGGACTTGGAGGAAGCTGAAAAAATTTTCTTGCGCCAGGAGTCTAAGGACGTCGTATCCTGGACTGCTATGATATCAGGTTACGAGAAAAATGGCTCACCTGATAAGGCCTTGGAAGTGTTTGAACAAATGGGAGCGAACGATGTAGTCCCAGACGAGGTCACAATTGCTAGTGTTCTTTCATCATGTGCTTCTTTGGGACGTTTGGATAGTGGTACTAAGGTACATGAGCTAGCGAGGAACATTGGGATCACGCCTTGCACCATGGTTGGAAATGCACTTCTTGATATGTATTCCAAGTCTAGATGCATCGATAAGGCCTTAGAGGTTTTTAGGCAGATGCCGGAGAAGGATGTGGTCACTTGGAGTTCGGTGATATCGGGCTTGAGGATCAACAGGAGGAGCTTCGAGGCTTTGAGTTACTTGCGCCAAATGCATGTTGATGTGAAGCCAAACTCCATAACCTTCATTGCTGCCCTCTCTGCTTGTGCTGCTGTTGGAGCATTGATGTGCGGAAAAGAGATCCATGCCCAAGCTCTAAGAAGCGGATTAGGATATGAGGGGTGTCTGCCAAATGCTCTTCTAGATCTGTATGTCAAGTGTGGAAGGATGGAATATGCTTGGACACAGTTTAACATACTCAAAGAGAAGGATATAGTGTCATGGAACATCATGCTGACAGGTTATGCAGGGAAGGGACGAGGAGATCTTGCTGTTTCACTGTTCAACCAAATGATAGAAGCTAGTGTGCATCCTGATGAGGTTACGATGGTGGGTCTCTTGTGTGCTTGTAGTAGGTCAGGAATGGTATCTCAAGGTTGGGACTATTTTGATAGCATGAAGAGGAAGTACTCGATAACGCCAAACCTAAAACACTATGCTTGCATGGTGGACCTTTTGGGTCGTGCGGGGTACCTGGGGCAAGCGCACCAGTTCATAAATGATATGCCTATCGAGCCAGATGCTGCCATTTGGGGAGCCTTGCTGAATGGATGCCGAATTCACCACCAGGTTGAGCTTGGCGAATATGCTGCCAAACATGTTTTCGAATTGGATGACAGAAGTGTAGGGTATTATGTGCTTTTATGTAACTTATATGCTGATAGCGGAAGATGGGATCAACTGGCAAGAGCAAGGAAGGTTATGAGGGAGAGGGGGCTAGAGATGGATCCTGGATGCAGTTGGGTGGAGGTAAAGGGGGTTGTTCATGCATTTCTCAGTTCTGATGAGTCGCACCCGCAGATAAAGGAGATCTATGGAGTGTTAAAGGGGTTGTATGATAGGATAAAGGCGGCAGGTTTCACTCTGCCTGAGGATCAATCCATAGCTCAGATGGAAGCATCAAAGTCTGATATCTTCTGTGGCCACAGTGAAAGATTAGCTGTTGCTTTCGGGCTCATCAATACCACACCCGGCATGCCTATTTGGGTCACCAAGAACTTGTATATGTGTCAGAATTGCCATAGCATTCTTAAGTTGATCTCTAAAATTGTTCGCCGTGAGATTACAGTTAGGGACACCGAACAATTTCACCATTTCAAAGATGGAAGCTGCTCTTGCAGAGACGAAGGTTACTGGGGTGGAAGCATGAGGTGAGATTAGTGGATGGCAAAAATGATTTGGTCACTTGGTGTTGCCATGAATCCACAGTTGCATGCTGGGTGGAATTCATTGGGGATCCATGCCTCATGTTGAGAATGGCAATGCTAATCGGTTGCTTCCAAAACCCTACAAGCATTATGATAAGAAGTGCTTCATTCTGAACACATCGAACATGGTAATCTGGTGCATGATAACACACCGCCGGCCTAATGCAACAAAATGGTTGGATTAGATAGAAACAGGAAAACATGTGTATTATTATTCTTAGTATCCAGTCATGCTGTTTGGACGATGTAAATTTGTCCAGTCACTGTTGTATGACATAGTTAAGTGCAGCCACAGCCACATACATGAttgaataatatattttgaaacgCAGTTATTAGTATGCTCGACTCTCACATGCTTTGGGCCCCAACAGAGCTGTGCGGGTTACCATTAAATTAAGGACGTACCAATCAAAGGTTATGTCATCCATGACGATTGCGAGACGAATATTCCTTGGATTTGTTCTCATTTAATAGGTTCCCAATAAAATCTCTCTCGACCTCTTGTCCTTATGCGAAAATTATCAGATGATGCGTAGGATAACTCTTTTTTGATGTGGAAAAAGAATGATTTCAGGATAAGCAACTCCAACACTCCTTTTCCACGACAAATCAGTGAAAGTGTAATGCTCGCTGTACGTGTCTTTAGTCGAATGGCTGGCGCAGTCGACCTTTCGATCGTCACGATTACGAAAGGGAACGGAGTGGCCATTGGCCATTGGCCATGTAATAACGACGCTTTTGGTCCAATCAATGATCTCAGCAGCGAGTACGCGTCGGCATCCCATAAGGTTTTGTCCATCTTCCAACGGCATCGCTGATCGTGGGGTCCGCCCGCAGCAAAGTGCTTCCCCCGCGGCTTAACTGACCAGTTAGGTCACGACGGGAGAAGATGGAAGGATTCTCGTGAGCGCGGCCTCCACACCTTCGGTTCGTGAGCAAAGCCGCGGTCTCGACGTCTCAACCAGCAGTCCACCTGTTAAATTCCGTAGCCATTCTttaccaataataaaataacataagtgtgaaatctcgaaaaatattttttcagataAAAGTCTTTTTttacatttttcaaaaaaaatatttttatacatcataattttaaaaatatctctagtaagataattaaagcagtctCAAGTCGTTGAATCGATTTAATTCttcatatatataatttatactgtcaatgtttttgaaatatccatctAAACGTTATAACCATACTCTAAAACACAGTAACTGAGGCAAAATTAACTAAAAATCTAATTGAAAATGATAAATCTCgaaaattatgattttgaataggtattcttttttaaaataaaaataacaaaatatgAATAATTCTATATCagctaaaaaatattttgaatatccttataatatatttaatgctttcaccaaaatattataattaaggcaagtgaaataaaaaaatagaacacAATTCTCATAAAAAtacaattttaaatatataccatTATTAGTTTGTGAATAAAAATAACCAAATATGAATATTCTGTtaacataaaaaatcataatatattacTGTATAcaaatttttaatatcaaaaaataaaatcaaataactaTGGATCAAATAAATATATGATGCATatcttttcgatactctttagaaAGCTTTTATCTAATTTGTAAACGTAAAAAATTATAGATCTACAAAGATAACTAATTTAAGAAAATAGAATATCTCTAATCTCTCAATTATTTACGAGACTAAAAAGAGACGGACGAAAatatataatctctcaataaAATCATGGCATCCACATTCAATAATTAAGATGCCCTTTCTAAGTGTCAAGTAATTAGGAGAATTATTACCATCAAAATCATCTTCtaaagaattttatttttatcgATCGACAACCGTAATTAAAATCCAATCATATcaataatatatcttacataattaaataaaattatataatttattatagtATATTCGAATTGGTAGCACCTTcataaaaattattcaaaaatatcataatcAAGATAAATAGATCCAAACCTAATAAAAATCAAGTCatcgatataaaaaaaaatcatataaatatcATTATCGATTTAGGAATAAGAAAAGAAATAGGAAGTATAATAATTTTGACAACTCTAATCAAAACAATGTAaatctatttaaaaaataaaatccacAGGGGTCCataggataaaaaaaaattattcttttttttttgtgatgaggATATTCTAAGAATTACAAGAAAGAGATGATGGTAGGCTAAAAAAGGGATGAATTCATCCCTAGCACAAGACACATAtagtacacatcatcatcatgtagataCAAAAACAACCATGCAATCTAATGGATGCAAAAGGAAAATTTTCGTATACGATAAtacccaaaaaaagaaaaatcaatctCAATGATCGCAGGTTTATGATAATTCATATAAATAATACAGAAAAAAGATTCATTCCAATAATTGCAAGTTTATAATGAGAAGTTCAATAATAATATTGGATTTGCCACTGGCCAGCACTAGCAGCGGTCGCCTCCACCGTCTCTGTTGTTTGTGGAGGGCAGCAGGGCGCGGCAGTTCACCTCCCGCAGCCTCAGTAGAAGAAAGAGCAGGATGCCGCAACCGAAACCCAACGCGGCGCTTGACCCCGTCAGGGAGACCGCGGCGCACACCAGCATCACGAACGACTCCTCCTTGCTCGCCATGTCCCTCGACGCCATAGCCAGCTCGATCCCCGAGAAGAGCAACAGCACCCCCAGGATTCCGATGGGGAATGCCCCCAGCAACCGCACGAAGGAGCTACCAAAGAGCAGCCCCAGGACTACCTTCCCGATCCCTAGGAACAGCACCGACGCCCCGCTGCGGCCGCCGAACCGGTACTGCCCCGCCAGCCCACCGGCGCCATGGCAGACGGGCATGGCGCCGAACCAACAGCCCACCATGTTCATCAGCCCCACGCTCACCGACACGGCTGTGGCCGACACCTCGTGCCCCCGCGACGGGAACAGGTCGGAGGAGAGCTTGCATACGGCGATCACCGAATTGAGCACCGAAAGGGGGATCTGCGGGATCGCCGCCCGGACGAAGCCCACTTTCCAGTCATTCCAGGTGATCCGGACGAGCTGGATCCTGGAAGGGCCGAGCTTGAGGTCGCCGAAGATGGACGGGTCGCGGGCGAAGCATAGGACGACGCCCAGCACGAACACCAGCAGAGCCGTCGGGATACGCGAGGAGTATGGGACGCAGGAGCCGCGCTGACGGCGGCGGGGAGTCGAAGGATCTTGGAGGGGAGGATCATCGCCGGAGCCGGTGACGAGGACGATGAAGAGGAGGGCGGAGATGGCGACGACGAGGCCGTCTAGGCCGAGCCAGGGGCGGGGACCGACGGACTTGGCGGCGGCGAAGTCCTGGTCGTAACGGATGTACTTGATGGCGGAGAAAGCAAAGGAGAGGCCCTGTGAGAGCTGGACGCCGCGGACGACGGGGAGGGGAATGAAGCGGTAGAGGGCGGACATGAGGCCGGTGGCGCCAAGGAGGAAGAGGACAGCGGCGGTGGAGAGGCCGGCAGCCATGATCTGGGGGACGGAGAGGTGGGCGGAGGATTCGGAGATGGCGACGGCGGCGATGGACTTCATGGGCTGAACGGGCATGGGGAGGCCGAAGAGGAGACCGGTGATGGCGTTGTAGAGGCCGGTGAAAATGAGGGTGGTGCCCAGGTCGAGGTGGTTGACGAGGGAGAGTGCGAGGACGATGGGTATATAGGTGCCGAGGTCGCCGACGGAGCCGCCCAGCTCCGCCCACACGGTGGTCTTGAGGCGGAAGCTGGCGGCCGGGGAGGGCAGCGTGACAGAGAAGCGGGGGCAGCACCACCCCCGGAACCCGGCGCGGGGGAGGAGGGGGTCGGTAGTAGCGTCACCCGCCATGGCCGTGGGAACGGACGAGGGAGAGGCaggaagaagaagagcaggggtGCCGACGCTTGGCGTGGTTGAAAGGTCAGATTACGTGCACCACCACCGCCATTGCTTATCCTTTGCGATTCCGGAGGGGGGGCAAGGGAAGCACAATTAGCCAGCGTAGGTTGCCCGTCCGTGGGCCACGAGTGCGCGGCCCAGAGAAGGATCCATTTACAGTTTACGATACCCAACCTGGTATCTTGAATCTGGGCAAACGGGTCTCCGATGGAGGCCTAGCAAGCTCGTGGGCTTTGGGCTTTGGGCTTTGCAGGACGGGCTGCTAGTTTAGTTGTAATCactgaatttttttttccttttcccgaTTAAAAAGGATAGGGACGGTTGAGATCTTAGATGAGTTGCAGGGACGGTCAGGATCTTTATACTTCGTCCCATACGGTAAGGTGAACAAGTCAGATACGTATCCAAATCAGAGTCACTCTCTTATGTACGGCCAAGCCTCTCCACTTGGTGTGTTCCACGCGCAACCCTTCTCGCTTGGGTCCAAGACAAGCGTTCTGCTAAGCTGTTTGCAGACGCCACGCCGACGACGATGTTACCTTCTACTCTACGCCTTAATTTTCGCTGTTTTTTCTTGCAGTTATCTTTCTACGGTGCGGACTTTCTCTACCAGCGAACGAAGACCCGTTACCATTTCATCGCCTTCTTCCATTTACCGTCCGATCATGATCTGATGGCTAGTGGGCGATCGAAGGTCATCCGACTTGGGAAAGGTTACCCATGAGATCTCGTCTGGGGGAACAGAGATCGACTTCGGATACCCCGGCCTTGTGATCGGATGCCCACCATGGACCCCTCCTTCGTCTCCAATCACGATCAGGGTAACTCAACGGGAGAGGTTAACGTCTTTCTCGGATTAAATAATATCTCACATGTGGGACCCAGATTATCCGAGGTGTCGACTAAGCTCGCACGCCATTGGGTAACTTTTACACGGCAAGCAAGAGAAGCCGTCCCGTTTGGAGGAGCGAGGCCACGTGCCGTCTGCCAAGATCCACCGTCAGTGTCGTCGGCCACCACCTACCGTGGTCTGACCGTCGACCTCCCCAGTCCTCAGTCCCCAGTCCCTATTTAACCATCGAAGTAGACCTCGCAAAGCCATCGAATCCAGCCATAAACACACACGCAACACGCGTAGGTCCTCCTTGCAAACAGGAACCGATCGAAGGAACGATGGCCATCTCAGTGCATTCCTGCCtcagacctcctcctcctcctcctcccaagcTCACAACTCTCCACGAGACCAGTAGCAGTAGCACTGTTGCTCCAGGGTAAGTAACTGAGATGATTTCATATGTGCTTGGATCGATCGGTCTTTGATGTCAACGAGAAGACCATGCGTGCGTGCAGGTCGGAGAGGAAGGAGGTCCGCTGGCGAAGCCGGTGTGTCGCGACGGCGGCATGCGTCATAATCGGATCCACCGTGGGGCTCGGAGGAGGCGACGGAAATGTGCTGGCCGGAGAGCTGAGAGCCGTGGAGGGATCACAAGTGAGGATGGCGATGCGATGGAGCGACAAGAGGAGGTGCCCACCCTGGCACGCGAATTCTTTGGAGAACATAATGCCGGAGAACCTTCCCCGGCCTTACGGTGGCCGGAGATCCGATGGACATGTAGCATATGGGCATCACACGGCTGCTCCTGTGATCGGATCATTCATCCATTACAGAAGCAGTTGCTTCTCTCTGTAGCGTGCacacatattttcttttccttttgtttctgACTGAATTCCTCCTCTGAACGAATGCCTAACAGCGACTGACCggagaagaaagagaaaataataataataatattatagaaAGATATAACTTAGCATCTATCCTCTTTTTTCATATCGAAGAATACATCGAATGATCattaatcaataatattttttttcattacaAAACTATAAAATAAAGAGCAAAGAAAGGGGTATCAGATTTAAGATCGTCTGCAACAAAAGTCCATATCCATGTGGGGTCAAAAGATACCAAAATATCCAACATGTCAGCATGCGGTACACTGGGGTTTATTGTACTACATGTAGTACAAACGGagacttcctttttcttttctgcaaactaaatatgctattccCCCTTTGACCATCTTCCAAGAGTAGGATGGCATCCAACACAAATCCAATCTAATTTCGCGGTGCACAGATCCTTCAAGCAAAGATTTGGATCTGCGTCTATTATTTTACTGGATGCGGGGGTTCGGGTTCCGTTATCTAAAATGAAACGTGTTTTAGTATTATGTATGAACGTACATATTTTATGTAAATAAACATAATAATGAAGTTTGGTTTGTCTTCGATACCTTAGTCAGATTCAGCTCGGCAAATGGATTCAATCTGATCTCATAACTCGTGCGTTTGATCGGCTTAGATCGGACTGGGTTTGCAGATCATAGTCATGTAGCCAAAATAAGTGAGGTTAGAAGTCTATGtttgaataaaatataattttgggggttaattatatattattctttaaCATCCCAATCctcatttttaaataatttatattaaaatcttgaaaataaaacatctaactctatttattttaatatcgTCAGTTTTATCAATACAAGCATgatagacaaaaagataattttaatgttccaATTATATTTTGGGTAGTGATGGAAAGTGACGTTATTCGGGTCGGGTGAATGTTGGGGATGAAAAAGGAGAGTGACGACGACGTAGATGCCGATAATCCACAACTGCATCGACATATATGCATATGTTAAGCGGCATCGATGCAAATACAAAGCTTCGACATCTCACTCATCATCTCACTTTTTACTATTGCTCTTTCTCCTCGTCTATAACTGTCACTCGTGAACCCTAATAGTACCGTCATTCGTCATCATCGAAAACATAatcgagatattaaaattatctttttactcatTATTTTCATGCTTCTATCGGTAAAATCGATAGAAGTTAGATATTTCGCTTTCATacctatatatatttaaatataaaatttttaagtgtATAAACGGAGATATTAAAAACATCTAATTATATGAGATAATTTAATTAgctcatatttttttaatcagaagatatttataaaataacatgaaggagAATTAAGCTTTTGATGATATTTATGTCTATTCAATTGATTTAAGTGTGATTCAATTATATATTTCAATTGAGTTAGAAATGAGCTCGAATAAGACCTGTGGAGCGGATCGAAGGGGGAAAGGTCAGCCTCGCTTCCACGGCGAAGCCGCCCGTCACCTGTAGCGATAAGTGGCGAGGGGAGAAGAAGCTGCGAGGGGTGCCCTGATGACGTGCAACCCGTGACAGCGAGATGGAGCTTCGACGCAGAGATCGGTCGGCCAGGGACCTTCTTGACACCCATCTCTATCTCTGGTATCGGGTCTCCTACAGGAGAGGAAGAGTGCAAGTTTTGCCTACAACACTTCAATCAATGCGGCCATGGCTGAAATGAGGGTTGCACGCTTTGTTGCGTTGGTGTGCGACCAAAACTTCGTCGCTGGTGCAGCCGAGATCGAAGTTCGCGTCACGAACGTGGCAATCGTGCGGTGGCGGTCACGGGGGTGGTCCCTAAATTTCTCACCACCCCAACCCGTAGGAGACGAACGGCGTTTCCTGGCAGTAAGCGTCGTGTCATGACGCGTGGCTTCCTCGTTATCCTTCTTCGCTCTACGGCAGACTAGGGCGCTGATTTGGCCTCCGGCCTTTCTTCCTCGCTTCCACGGAAGACGGAAGGATTTCCTGCCTCTTACTCGGCCGCTACATCGATGGCTAcgacgacggcgacggcgacggcttcctcctcctctgttGCCTCCATCTCCCGGGTCCTCCATAGAGACTGCGGTTCTCAGTCGCGCCCCGCCTTGTACGCCAAGGGCTTCTGCCTTTCGCCATCCCCTGCCCGTTGCAGGCCCCAGCCCCGTCGTGGTACGCGCTCCCCTGTCCCTCTAACTCGGTCTTCTTCTGTCTTGGGCTGCCACCAACATGGTACTCAATGTTTCTTCTGTTTCAAATCGATCGTCCGAGAAGAACAAAAAGCAGTCTTGGTGAGTGAATCGTCGATGCcgaatggaggaggaggaaggaacgATGCCTCTGCTTACTCGATGACGTCTACCATCATCCCAGTTCTGAGGTATGTACCCTTTAATCTAGCTCACCTTATGAATAATGTGGGTAACAATCAATTTAAGATGCAAAATCAGAAATGAACCATTATTATTTTGCTGCTTCACTGTAGTGTTGTCTAGAATCTAGAAATCTGTTTGATGCTGGGTTTCCCTTTTCATCGGGGACTAATATTTCAGGATCAGACAAGTTTTGTGCAAAGCTGAAGCAAATGTTTCTGGGGATATACTGAATAGTCCTGTGGCTGAAATGAGCCAATATGAGAGGATAATTGAGCTACTTACCACTCTTTTCCCTGTTTGGGTATGATCTAATTGTTCTCTTTAAAACTGCATCAATCTCCTCTCCTGCATTCCTGAGCTTGCTTTCAGCTTTCATATTGAAGCTACAGGGAGTGAAGCTATCAAAATTAACTCCTTTTACTTTGACAGGTTATGCTAGGCACTATCATTGGCATAAACAAGCCATCTATGGTAAAATATATTCCCTCCATTAGTGCCATTTGCATTTGGATTAGCTTTTGTTCTTTGTGTTATATAATGTTCCTATTTTTATTTCTTGTACAATAGCTTTCTAACTTCTTGACTCTGAGTTTCCATCTATAGGTTACCTGGTTGGAGACAGACCTTTTCACTGTGGGCTTGGGATTCCTAATGCTCTCCATGGGTTTGACCCTCACATTTGAGGATTTCAGGAGATGCTTGAGGAACCCATGGACGGTAAGATGCTCCAATTCTTGGATTCTTCCAGGGAGATTATTTGTTGATGTTCACTATCACACATCTTTTATTTGTGTTTTATTTGCAGGTTGGTGTAGGATTCCTTGCACAATATTTAATCAAACCTATGCTAGGCTTCACTATTGCTATGGTATGGACACATTATCTCTGGCAATCTTAAGTTTAAACAGcactttttctttcttccttttcatcTATAGCAATGGTTTCAGACATTAAAGGTTGATCCAAGAGATGACGCAAATGCAGATTATCCTTCAGATTTTTGTTTGATCTTAGCTGAAACTCATGTTTTATTCTCGCAAACTGATAGTAAACCTCAGATGAATTAGAGCAAGCCACATATAGTCAGCATATTGTTTATTTCCTTGATTTCTGAACTAGTTAGCCATTATCATATTCTAATAATGAACATAAGCAACTAAAAGTTAGCATGTAGCATAGATTAAATAATCTCATTCTACATTTGGCCCAAATAACACAGTAACTTATAAAGGGTTGAAATGGAACATTAGAAAATTCAAGCTTTGCAAGAAATGAACCTTCACAAAGCCTTCCATCCTGGACATTTTAAACCAATAAATTTATCTTAATTCTCCTCTATCATATTGAATAGTTTTGGAAAGATGAGAATGTTTGTCACGAAATTATTTAAGAAAGTTCTCAAGCATATTGCGGTTCACATACGTAAAGCGTTTTAACATGGTAAAACTTAAAAAAGCTAAGACCAGCATAGTTTTATAATGGCGTCACAAGTTAGTTTTGTTATATAGCCTCTGCTTTATCATGGTTGCTGACAAATGACAACTTGAATTGGTGTCTTTGGTTAACCTGCATCAGATTGGGTCTGGCTAGTCTTGTATTTGGTGTGCTGCATCAAATTAGGTGTGCTGAATACCACTAATCCTTATGCTGCAGACATTAAAATTATCTGCTCCTCTTGCAACTGGTCTTATTCTTGTATCATGTTGTCCTGGAGGCCAAGCATCCATTGTGGCGACTTATATATCCAAAGGAAATGTTGCACTTTCTGTCCTAATGACAATGTAAGTTTTCTGTGTTGCTATCTAATAGCTTATACCCAGAGTAAAATGTTGATGACCCTCATTATGAGCTGCAAAATAATCTAAGAACCTATATTGTCTCTTGGTCCGACACTGGATCCATTTTCTCAAGACATCTGTTGATGCTACTATGAGCAGCACAAAATTAATTTATACAAGTTGTTATGTCACTGAGAcatttgacaaaaaaaaagtttAGTATTTTGTTGCCTATGTGAGGGTATTTGTTCCTTTTTTATCTTTACTCTCTGCTCTTTGTTCATAAAGTTCCATGCATGCAAGAGAAGTACAAGTTGCAATGGATTTTGAATAATTGTCTGGATGAGCTATTGATACTCTATTGAGTGGGCACAGGACAAGCAAGTATCTGGT is from Musa acuminata AAA Group cultivar baxijiao chromosome BXJ1-6, Cavendish_Baxijiao_AAA, whole genome shotgun sequence and encodes:
- the LOC135675646 gene encoding pentatricopeptide repeat-containing protein At1g15510, chloroplastic-like: MMSDHATISSSHPARLSCTSVKTRPLKPPSEPCHPPPQMAISANRPPNSLLFSDHYHFLRLLSNPTRPNYLNLHSGGLPNRHPLSSHDSQHLSALSPAQAPASADPDAGIRRLCIRGDLEGALELLDSAEGRRLDDDAYVALLRLCEWKRAVDEGFRVYSHISPSSSITCLSTLLGNALLSMFVRFGDLLSAWSVFGKMVERDVFSWNVMIGGYAKSGFLDEALDLYHRMLWSGARPDLYTFPCVLRSCGGVTDLIRGRELHAHVVRFGFSSEVDVLNALITMYAKCGYCATARNVFDGMPRRDCISWNAMIAGYFENENCAEGLELFLTMRNLSLEPDVMTMTSVISASGLLPDNEFGKGIHGYAIRMNFLTDVSVHNSLIQMYTTLGDLEEAEKIFLRQESKDVVSWTAMISGYEKNGSPDKALEVFEQMGANDVVPDEVTIASVLSSCASLGRLDSGTKVHELARNIGITPCTMVGNALLDMYSKSRCIDKALEVFRQMPEKDVVTWSSVISGLRINRRSFEALSYLRQMHVDVKPNSITFIAALSACAAVGALMCGKEIHAQALRSGLGYEGCLPNALLDLYVKCGRMEYAWTQFNILKEKDIVSWNIMLTGYAGKGRGDLAVSLFNQMIEASVHPDEVTMVGLLCACSRSGMVSQGWDYFDSMKRKYSITPNLKHYACMVDLLGRAGYLGQAHQFINDMPIEPDAAIWGALLNGCRIHHQVELGEYAAKHVFELDDRSVGYYVLLCNLYADSGRWDQLARARKVMRERGLEMDPGCSWVEVKGVVHAFLSSDESHPQIKEIYGVLKGLYDRIKAAGFTLPEDQSIAQMEASKSDIFCGHSERLAVAFGLINTTPGMPIWVTKNLYMCQNCHSILKLISKIVRREITVRDTEQFHHFKDGSCSCRDEGYWGGSMR
- the LOC103986671 gene encoding molybdate transporter 2 — encoded protein: MAGDATTDPLLPRAGFRGWCCPRFSVTLPSPAASFRLKTTVWAELGGSVGDLGTYIPIVLALSLVNHLDLGTTLIFTGLYNAITGLLFGLPMPVQPMKSIAAVAISESSAHLSVPQIMAAGLSTAAVLFLLGATGLMSALYRFIPLPVVRGVQLSQGLSFAFSAIKYIRYDQDFAAAKSVGPRPWLGLDGLVVAISALLFIVLVTGSGDDPPLQDPSTPRRRQRGSCVPYSSRIPTALLVFVLGVVLCFARDPSIFGDLKLGPSRIQLVRITWNDWKVGFVRAAIPQIPLSVLNSVIAVCKLSSDLFPSRGHEVSATAVSVSVGLMNMVGCWFGAMPVCHGAGGLAGQYRFGGRSGASVLFLGIGKVVLGLLFGSSFVRLLGAFPIGILGVLLLFSGIELAMASRDMASKEESFVMLVCAAVSLTGSSAALGFGCGILLFLLLRLREVNCRALLPSTNNRDGGGDRC
- the LOC135677937 gene encoding protein CHLOROPLAST VESICULATION-like encodes the protein MAISVHSCLRPPPPPPPKLTTLHETSSSSTVAPGSERKEVRWRSRCVATAACVIIGSTVGLGGGDGNVLAGELRAVEGSQVRMAMRWSDKRRCPPWHANSLENIMPENLPRPYGGRRSDGHVAYGHHTAAPVIGSFIHYRSSCFSL
- the LOC103986673 gene encoding probable sodium/metabolite cotransporter BASS2, chloroplastic isoform X1, giving the protein MATTTATATASSSSVASISRVLHRDCGSQSRPALYAKGFCLSPSPARCRPQPRREQKAVLVSESSMPNGGGGRNDASAYSMTSTIIPVLRIRQVLCKAEANVSGDILNSPVAEMSQYERIIELLTTLFPVWVMLGTIIGINKPSMVTWLETDLFTVGLGFLMLSMGLTLTFEDFRRCLRNPWTVGVGFLAQYLIKPMLGFTIAMTLKLSAPLATGLILVSCCPGGQASIVATYISKGNVALSVLMTICSTIGAIVMTPLLTKLLAGQLVPVDAAGLAISTFQVVLVPTIVGVLSHEYFPKFTERMITLTPLIGVILTALLCASPIGQVAEVLKAQGAQLIVPVALLHAAAFALGYWFSRLSSFGESTSRTISIECGMQSSTLGFLLAQKHFTNPLVATPSAVSVVFMVLGGSALAVFWRNKPIPADDKDDFKE
- the LOC103986673 gene encoding probable sodium/metabolite cotransporter BASS2, chloroplastic isoform X2, which produces MATTTATATASSSSVASISRVLHRDCGSQSRPALYAKGFCLSPSPARCRPQPRREQKAVLVSESSMPNGGGGRNDASAYSMTSTIIPVLRIRQVLCKAEANVSGDILNSPVAEMSQYERIIELLTTLFPVWVMLGTIIGINKPSMVTWLETDLFTVGLGFLMLSMGLTLTFEDFRRCLRNPWTVGVGFLAQYLIKPMLGFTIAMTLKLSAPLATGLILVSCCPGGQASIVATYISKGNVALSVLMTICSTIGAIVMTPLLTKLLAGQLVPVDAAIGQVAEVLKAQGAQLIVPVALLHAAAFALGYWFSRLSSFGESTSRTISIECGMQSSTLGFLLAQKHFTNPLVATPSAVSVVFMVLGGSALAVFWRNKPIPADDKDDFKE